tctcaagtcacagatcgacaatcaaaagcaaaagcagctcgaccgcgagggcctcagtgcctaggtcgctgctcggccccaagggtcctcgggtggtcctaccgctcaagtgtgagtggtcgagatcgcttgaccccgggctcctcacgcgccccctggtgctcgggcgccccggccgtgggaaccaagttcccgggcaccccgagctcggaaagcatgcccctcctggatcggttggccgaaaggctgacagctgtccggtgagtggttaaattcagatgaatttacattcaataatattttgttcccgagttgtccttgggggccctcgtattctaatctgctcggtgagatggtctcctcgcgcacaaaaccctaccgcgtgtccactttttcctagaacgacagaacggtccgtagaaaggtgtaccgtacatgcggtaatgtccgatcgaagtctttcatggtggtcgtggtgttcggcccgcttttaggaccccgagcactacggagtccctgggcgccctgggtaatcctatcacttgagccgctcgagtagtccggagcctaggcctcaggggcgggctgtcggtgctcggtccggtccgtcctaagcccgggcaccaccgaaccgtggggactTTTGGTCGCATTCCTgcccgcgcgtgtctccagtctgctgactgagtggtcgcaaggtggaaaagtgttcaccggtcatggcgtgctccgtgctggatcgatctttctcccgagcaaggaagttcgtgcctttgtctcttgacttagccgttgcggactggcgagggctcgggggctgaatgcaccgagaaggacggtTGGGGCAACTTCGTtatcggggaaggaaaggtcggggccggtccgactgagtactcctcggggcatcaagtgaaaacagcggAAACTACActaagcactcagaagaatactggagttgcgaccccaaagaaaggcttccattatattcacaaaagaaggatagctgttctgagggatcactcccatatttacatcaagtcaaaaagaaaagaagaagaaaaaactactacaaaagcctagtcggagtcggagtcggagccttcGTTGCTGCTCCTCGGGACTgggggcggcggcacctcccgcttgccaaccgccaccacggcggcggtgctccgaactgcctcccgggcggcctcctcctcggcttcaaccaccccttcctaagctggctccagcgggaagttcgggtctcggctccggtagcaagccaggacgtgttcggccactgcttgggccaagccacgcccctcccgggcggcaagttcctggacagcccagggcagcgcctcgaggcgctcgtagACCTTCTGGAAGCCTAGGGCGTACCGGCCAGGGCCTCCCCCCTTCTTCTCCATAAGAAGTTGCCTGAGTCCGGCCGCCATCAtggaccgctgcatccgccaGAGGGTGTCCTCTAGCATTagctgcaggctggcccgttcgaccgaggcggcctcgagctcctccatcGTGGTCCGCAGCCactcctcgagcccctggcccccggccgcaccAGCAGAGCCAGCGCCGGGTGCCTGGCCCGTGgccagcttcacctgccccgTCAGGACGgacagggcctgctcgcgggtggCCAACTCCGCCTCTGACTTGGCGATCCGCTCCACCCTggcagcagcggccgccgccacctcggcagcctCTGCTTCCCGGCGGGCCAGTagatcctcccgggcgcccaagtccgccgccgtcatctcggcgtcggtctcccggatcgtgacgtcctcctcccggcgttggagctccccctcgaCATCCTAGAGTTCCTCCGCCCAGTATTGGAGCTCGGCGCGGGTCCGGTCGACTTCGCTTTTCTGGCGAGCTAGGTCGGCCTGGAaggcctctgctgccctctcgcggttcaccgccgcctcctcccgctcctacgcctgcctctccctggcaagggcctcggcagcctgttGCCGtgatgcctcggccaggcgggcggctctTCCCGctccgcgcgacctccgcgcgggtgtcCTCCAGAGCCTTCCGCTCCCGCGTGACCttcgcgcgggcctcctccaaggccttccaGCCCTCCTCCATGGCGTGCTGCtcgtcctcgttggcggcgcgcgccgcggcaagGCTAGAGTCAAAAACGCGCCAAGCCGCGGCGAGCTGCGCTCTTTCCGTGGCCAGAGCGGCGAGCTCTGCCTCTCGCtgcgccatctcctccgctacggccgcctccagccgcctgatcacctcccgggcgctcccaagcacgaccgggagaggttcggcgggttggctgggcggcggctgggcgctgggtcccctgcgagcctcccccggGGGCCTCGGGGTCCCCAAAAACTGCCACGCGGTCACCCGTCCCACGCTCGGCGCGCTTGGGGTGGGCTCGGACGGCGCCGGACGCTTGGCAGCGGCTGCATCTCTGTCTCGGCTGCCGCATCCACCggccccgcctcggccgccgcgtccgccggccccggcatcGCTGCCGCGCCCATCGGCCCAGGCATCGCTGCCGCGCCCATCGGCCCAGGCTCCACCGCTGCATCCGTCGGCCCAGGCTCCACCGCCGCGTCCATTGGCCCCGGCTCCGCCACCGCGcttgccagccctggctccgccggtGCACTCGGctcgggcgcgctcggctcgggggctggcgccgGCCTCGGCACCTCTGGCCGCCCCTGACTCTCGGCGGCACCCAtaggcggcctgcaggagaagaaCGAGATCAAAATCCAGAACTTAGTCCAGGCaaagcacgcccaagaaagaaTGAAGGACGAAACTTACGTGGTtgtgggtcttcggtactgccaTCTTGCTGCCGaaatcctgaactccgggctcgatggcgctggcccggagtcctccctccttctcttccgctgggggttcTGCAGGGCCGCGCAtggtctccgggcgccggatcgggcccaagcagaccaaagtgcggttccagaaccgcagatacCGCCCCCGCCGACAGCCCCGCGCTGGACTACTGGCCATCCCGGCTTCCCCCCTCGCCTGGCAACGGCGACGacggggactccggcacaggaATAAAGAGCCAGGGGCGTTCCCCCAGTCCTCctctggtgcggcggctgctgcccgcagcagccctactgctggcctgcggctcgccgctcgtggcgcccgggccaccagcCTACGCCGGACCACTTGCGgtctcctcgccggccgcctcgtccaccccgggggTCACGGTGGTCTCGGGACTTCGGCGCCTCGGCCGGTTgaccaacccctgggcgtcgaactctagcagcttcgcctggatcgccaccCGCTCAGGATTGGtgcagagcgccatctctttccacgggagctccgcccagctcagctcatccaccccggtcaccacccggagcatgcccctcaactccggCATGCCCAGGTCCCattcctcgccgatctgggtccgagtgatgtcctcaggGCCAGTGTAGAGCCAGCAAGGCCCGGCctgctcccgcaggggcgccaagcGGCGGCACAGGAAGtccaccatcaccatcaccgaggtgagcccAGCATCGCGCAGGAACCCGATGTGCTCCAAGACCGGCTCCAGCCGCGCGTCCGTCGGCGGCgacacctcccaggtcgccttctggggctccgccgccacctccgacagggtgagacggtcgtgggggtcgacgtcgacgtagaaccaatcgcgccgccattcctcccacttgcttcgcagcacctgaggaatgtatcgctcccccaagccgtcccgcagccggaagctgTAGCACCCAGCGatgtccgcggtggagaagcccctcttcttcccggcaaACCGCAGCGCGAAGAAATGCCAGAAGAGTGTCACCgatggcggcacccccacgaacatctcgcagaagtgggcaaAGACCACCAGGATGACGACCgaattggggctcaggtgcaccagctgaatcccgtaggtgtcgaggatttgAAGGAAGaacgtggagaacggcggcaccagcccaaccgccacaaaggaggtgaacaGGACGATGCACCCCGGGTgagtcgtcgccggcgggaagcttgccggcgtcaccaccagggccccctgctggccctcggggaccaacaacttccgaatcttccccgccgcctcttcattcGACAGGCAAGACTCGGGCAGCACGCCGTCaggagtcctgtcgcggcggcttcctcctgctctcggcATTTCGTCGGGGTGAGagatgatctggacggtggagAAGGGGAGGTGCTCCGATCGCCTAGGGAGAGTCTAAGGGCTCAAGAGTGCAAAGAAAGTAGGGGCTGGAtcacgagatggcgtaaagaggagggcggttcgctcccctcctccttttatatcccagggaattcaaacgtctcctgccacagcgcactcggcgggacggtttcctcgatcgacacaaccgccaggcgagtctcccacaggtcgtgcggtgtcagcggttaCCAGGCATATTTTCCTTGATTCGCGTGGCTGCCGTGCGTGCTGCCTGCTCCGTCATCACGCACcacccgtcccgttgtcatacccttcgggagttttgtggacgcgtgtccattcgGCTCCCCATTGGGCCGCACCAAAGGCCCGGACCGAAGGGACCACCTTCTGAAAGCTCGCCATGTGGCGTTCGCgctggcttcggcctcgttcgcgacgaagggcccatccgcagtctctgggccattgcctgccaatgggcccgggggctactgtcggtgtgtcaagaaccgggggtccccgaatcccgaggccaggccagccatccgccacatggcgccatcccgcggggtctctcctgtaggatgagaaaagatcaagccacaggagaaggtgctcggggccacagtcggtggcccccaaataccccagttccccgatgatccacggaatccaagtaccgggaagaaagtaatcgaggaggtgtacggtcacccccgagcaccctagtcccccgacgaccaggagagctaagttccgggagagc
The nucleotide sequence above comes from Phragmites australis chromosome 4, lpPhrAust1.1, whole genome shotgun sequence. Encoded proteins:
- the LOC133914720 gene encoding uncharacterized protein LOC133914720; protein product: MALCTNPERVAIQAKLLEFDAQGLVNRPRRRSPETTVTPGVDEAAGEETASGPAPPMGAAESQGRPEVPRPAPAPEPSAPEPSAPAEPGLASAVAEPGPMDAAVEPGPTDAAVEPGPMGAAAMPGPMGAAAMPGPADAAAEAGPVDAAAETEMQPLPSVRRRPSPPQARRAWDG